One segment of Bacillus alkalisoli DNA contains the following:
- a CDS encoding VOC family protein has translation MSQVCVIGIYVPNIQKAIDFYTTVLGFEVNKQYGNKIVTLVNGNLPIVLEESEKFSYNANSNTTGVALGLKTEDIEHTVKMLKEHKVDFILDEPTKCPPGKYISFRDPFGNVLEYLQFDVEGTDPSMHQ, from the coding sequence TTGAGCCAAGTATGTGTTATTGGTATTTATGTACCTAATATTCAGAAGGCTATTGATTTTTACACTACAGTTTTAGGCTTCGAAGTAAATAAACAATATGGGAATAAGATTGTAACACTCGTTAACGGAAATCTACCAATAGTTTTAGAGGAATCGGAAAAATTTTCATACAATGCAAATAGCAATACTACAGGAGTAGCTTTAGGATTAAAAACAGAGGATATTGAACACACAGTAAAAATGTTAAAAGAACATAAAGTTGATTTCATTTTGGATGAGCCTACTAAATGTCCTCCAGGAAAATATATTAGTTTTCGAGATCCATTCGGAAATGTCTTAGAATATCTACAATTTGACGTCGAAGGGACAGACCCCTCGATGCATCAATGA